One genomic region from Argentina anserina chromosome 2, drPotAnse1.1, whole genome shotgun sequence encodes:
- the LOC126784733 gene encoding transcription factor RSL2-like, with amino-acid sequence MESLGVFAEGDQWECLSRLFSHEDQELDFTPHFLGHDGSFPFQHNEGFNFETPITLCPNPEAGDEMGLMSRFNQSFCHSLDTLNSNVHYLPQEINSAYSASSGILSAILNPESYYLGGNSCHTPMSNDISSSIDVSMTGNIESNFLSFIPAISDIGMEGAVCNTEDSGNGNMGTSEDSQQPKELQLKRMHDVTKEKSSTEDASESNPKKKPRLSKDLSQLMEQKTKKRNVRSKKGQKANSDAKEKDEDESNTGVDRHRSSSYNSSEDDNASQETNGAGEISDPTSSALNSNGKIRANRGSATDPQSLYARKRRERINERLRVLQNLVPNGTKVDISTMLEEAVHYVKFLQLQIKLLSSEDMWMYAPIAYNGMDIGLDLHKMSTLL; translated from the exons ATGGAGTCTCTTGGTGTTTTTGCTGAGGGAGATCAATGGGAGTGTCTCAGCAGATTGTTCTCTCATGAAGATCAGGAGCTCGATTTCACACCACATTTTCTTGGTCATGATGGTTCATTTCCTTTCCAACACAATGAGGGATTCAATTTTGAAACCCCAATCACCCTTTGCCCCAATCCTGAAGCTGGTGATGAAATGGGATTGATGAGCAGGTTCAATCAGAGCTTCTGTCACTCTTTAGACACTCTCAACAGTAATGTGCATTATCTTCCTCAAGAAATTAATTCTGCTTATAGTGCTAGCAGTGGCATTCTTTCTGCCATTCTGAACCCGGAGAGTTACTACCTTGGTGGTAACTCTTGCCATACCCCAATGAGCAATGACATTTCTTCATCCATTGATGTTTCTATGACTGGGAATATTGAAAGCAATTTTCTGTCATTCATCCCGGCAATTAGTGACATTGGGATGGAAGGAGCTGTATGTAACACTGAAGATTCAGGCAATGGCAATATGGGAACTTCAGAAGACAGTCAACAACCAAAGGAACTGCAGCTCAAAAGGATGCATGatgttacaaaagaaaaatccaGCACTGAAGATGCATCTGAGAGTAACCCGAAAAAGAAACCCCGTTTGTCGAAAGAT CTTTCTCAATTAATGGAACAGAAAACCAAGAAGAGGAATGTGAGGTCAAAGAAGGGCCAAAAGGCGAACTCAGATGCGAAGGAAAAAGACGAAGACGAGAGTAACACAGGAGTGGATAGACATAGGTCTAGCTCTTACAACAGCTCTGAGGATGACAATGCTTCTCAAGAGACAAATGGAGCCGGAGAAATCTCAGACCCGACATCATCGGCCCTTAACTCGAATGGCAAGATAAGAGCCAATAGAGGGTCTGCAACTGATCCTCAGAGCTTGTATGCTAGG AAACGAAGGGAGAGAATCAACGAGCGGTTGAGAGTACTGCAGAATCTTGTTCCTAACGGAACAAAGGTTGACATCAGCACAATGCTGGAAGAGGCAGTCCATTATGTCAAGTTTTTACAGCTCCAAATCAAG CTTTTGAGCTCCGAGGATATGTGGATGTATGCTCCTATTGCTTATAATGGTATGGATATCGGTCTCGATCTGCACAAGATGTCTACACTTCTATGA